The region CGCGCAGCGCCCCACCGCGCGAGGAGACCGTGCTGGACGCCCCCTGGGGCGCGCAGTCCGTGCGCCTGTGGTGGCCCGCCAGGCACGAGGGACCGCTGCCGCTGCTGATCCTGCACGACGGCCAGAACGCCTTCGACGAGGCCCGCACCTTCGCCGGGGACAGCTGGGACGCCGCCGGGGCCGCGCAGGCCCTCGCGGACGCCGGGTACCCGGTCCGGATTGCCGCGCTGCCCGTGAACGACGACCGCAACCGCCGCTACGTGCCGTTCCCCTTCGACCTGAACGACCAGAGCAGCGGCGCAGACGAGTATGCCGACTGGCTCAGGGACACCCTCCTGCCGCACCTGCACGCCCGCTTCGGCCCCGTCTCCGCGCAGGACACCGCGCTGGCCGGGTCCTCGTTCGGTGGGCTGATCACCGCGTACGCGGGCCTGCGCGACCCCGGCACGTACGGCACGCTGGGCGTGTTCAGTCCCGCCGTGTGGCCCGCCGACTTCGCGTTCCTGCGCTGGATGGCCGGGCGCGGCGACCCGCACTCGCGCGTGTGGGTGGACATCGGCGACCACGAGGGCAGCAGCGTGCAGGGCGCGCAGGAGGTCCTCACACTGGCCCGCGACCTGACCGCGCAGCTCGCCCCGCACGTCGCCGAGGCGCACTTCACGGTCGGCGAGGGCCACTGGCACGACGAACCCGCGTGGCGCGAACGCCTGCCCGCCTTCCTGCGCTGGTGGCGCGGCGCAGAAGTGGCGGGTGGGCTTTTTGAGCGCCCTGCAAGCAGATCTGGACAACCTGTCTAGATTTCAGTCTGTCTGGACCGGCGGGGTCTCTTGCGGGAACGGGTGTGCCGTCGATTATGATTGCCGGGCACCAAAAATCCTGAAACCGGTTCCACGCCGTTGTGGAACCATTCCATGGAGGTTTCGCATGAACCGCTCTGTCCTGGCTCGCTCCGGCGCGGCAGTCCTCTCGGCTGCCCTTCTTCTTTCCGCCTGCTCCTCCGCCCCGACGCCTGCCCTTGATGGAACCGTTTCCAGCGGGAAAGCCAGCACCACGCCGGTCAGTGCACAGGCCATCAGTGGCACGAACATCGACGCCTGGCGGCAGCAGGTGATCTACCTCGTCATGCCTGACCGTTTCTCGAATGGAACTACTTCCAACGACGGGCTGGGCCAGCCGAACTGCTTCGACCCGGCCAGCCCCACCAAATTCCACGGCGGCGACATCCAGGGCCTGCGCAACAAACTCGGGTACATCCGCGACCTGGGCGCCACCGCCGTCTGGACCACCCCCGTGTACAAGCAGGTCGGCATCGTCAACGGCAATTCCTGCGGCTACCACGGCTACTGGCCCGACTACACCAACCCCAACGACACCGCCATCGAACCCAAGTTCGGCACGAGCGCCGACCTCACCGGCCTGATCAGCGACCTGAAGGCCGGCGGGCAGAAATACATGATGGACATGGTCGTCAACCACGCCGGGTACGGCGCGCGGATCACCACCCAGAACCCCTCCTGGTTCCACAGCAACTGCACCGGCGACGAGATCGTCTGCCCGCTGGCGGGCCTGCCGGACTTCCGGCAGGAGGACAGCGCCGT is a window of Deinococcus grandis DNA encoding:
- a CDS encoding alpha/beta hydrolase: MPRVTFRLTLPPGTPPGTLFLTGDHRAWSDDPTGWTFRDGVLHTELPDGLLAQATVRRVNPDGTTTEEGDAWGGRARAHRIKVHGDTTVLLTVAGWQDASEGAGRPPRSAPPREETVLDAPWGAQSVRLWWPARHEGPLPLLILHDGQNAFDEARTFAGDSWDAAGAAQALADAGYPVRIAALPVNDDRNRRYVPFPFDLNDQSSGADEYADWLRDTLLPHLHARFGPVSAQDTALAGSSFGGLITAYAGLRDPGTYGTLGVFSPAVWPADFAFLRWMAGRGDPHSRVWVDIGDHEGSSVQGAQEVLTLARDLTAQLAPHVAEAHFTVGEGHWHDEPAWRERLPAFLRWWRGAEVAGGLFERPASRSGQPV